A portion of the Toxoplasma gondii ME49 chromosome VIIb, whole genome shotgun sequence genome contains these proteins:
- a CDS encoding U6 snRNA-associated Sm family protein LSm6, putative (encoded by transcript TGME49_261470), giving the protein MATSAKKSPSDFLQKVIGQRVVVRLSNGTDYRGVLTCLDDRMNIAMDKAEEFVDGNFVAAYGLSLIRGNNVLYISAVEEADS; this is encoded by the exons atGGCGACGAGCGCGAAGAAATCCCCGAGCGACTTTCTTCAGAAAGTCATTGGCCAACGCGTCGTTGTTCGCCTTAGCAATGGCACAGACTACCGAG GTGTCTTGACCTGCCTCGACGACCGCATGAACATCGCCATGGACAAAGCAGAGGAGTTCGTTGACGGCAACTTCGTCGCTGCCTACGGCCTGTCTCTGATTCGCGGGAACAACG tgcTTTACATCAGCGCGGTGGAAGAGGCGGACTCGTAG
- the SSRP1 gene encoding transcriptional elongation factor FACT80 (encoded by transcript TGME49_261460~Gene product name based on ToxoDB Community Expert Annotation.): MAETADAPAAAPLPASAPPGGSAGPAIALGNIRGFGRNDIGLFKMSGDLFGWKNRKTGSVHQYKAADIVSASWIMTGFDAYQLRILLGPHKNDLMVRFDGFHEKNFADLSRHFDAHFKVKLQRGQQAYRGWHWGDVKMEGNNLQLTVDGCAAFDIHAQEIAQVTTPSKNDLAIELIQDDTRDQQEDQLLEVRFYQPFAGDDDAEGPLQQLKQKLVKKSGVAETKMDSVALLNDVPLLVPRGRYEIDIGRRALKFHGKSYDYTIQYSSINRMFLVPRPNSPHVNFILSLENAMRQGQTSYPFVVMQFDSESVHSVDVNLEPAELQQRGLEKLIEGKTFHVVTRLFRALVGKSVIVPGDFKSVKQQFGIACSYRAQSGHLYPLNRSFLFIVKPVIFIRYDDVVSVEFSRTGASTTNRFFAFTVSVRGGGEYEFTSIDRNEYKPLVDFLMEKGIRIKNMETPEPSRGGALEAADLPSDDEDDDDYDEDDSDSEDEDFQEDDEDDNASESPSEEEEEDSKESKKRKKKEKKSKKEKKRKKERD, encoded by the exons ATGGCCGAAACCGCGGACGCTCCAGCGGCGGCTCCGCTCCCCGCGTCGGCTCCGCCTGGAGGCTCAGCAGGTCCTGCAATCGCTCTCGGCAACATTCGAGGCTTTGGGCGGAACGATATT GGACTCTTCAAGATGAGTGGAGACTTGTTTGGATGGAAGAATCGGAAGACTGGGAGCGTTCACCAGTACAAGGCAGCAGACATTGTCAGCGCGTCTTGGATCATGACTGGTTTCGATGCCTACCAGCTCCGCATTCTCCTCGGTCCCCACAAGAACGACCTCATGGTTCGCTTTGACGGCTTCCACGAAAAG AATTTTGCGGACCTCAGTCGACACTTTGACGCCCACTTCAAAGTCAAGCTTCAGAGGGGCCAGCAAGCCTACCGAGGCTGGCACTGGGGAGACGTCAAAATGGAAG gAAACAATCTGCAGCTGACAGTCGATGGATGTGCAGCGTTCGACATCCACGCACAGGAAATTGCTCAAGTGACGACGCCGTCGAAGAACGACCTGGCGATAGAACTCATTCAAGACGATACTCG AGATCAACAAGAAGACCAGCTCCTCGAGGTGCGGTTCTACCAGCCTTTTGCCGGCGACGACGACGCCGAGGGGCCTCTGCAGCAGCTGAAGCAG AAACTGGTCAAGAAAAGCGGCGTCGCCGAGACCAAGATGGACAGTGTAGCTCTGCTGAACGATGTGCCTCTCTTGGTACCGCGCGGACGCTACGAAATCGACATTGGCAGGCGGGCGCTCAAGTTTCACGGGAAGTCCTACGACTACACCATTCAGTACAGCAGCATCAACAG GATGTTCCTCGTTCCACGACCAAATTCTCCACATGTCAACTTTATTCTCTCACTGGAAAATGCAATGCGTCAAGGACAAACGTCATATCCCTTCGTCGTCATGCAGTTCGACAGCGAGAGTGTGCACAGCGTAGATGTAAATCTCGAGCCGGCAgagctgcagcagagaggccTTGAAAAACTCATTGAAG GAAAAACTTTCCACGTGGTAACAAGGCTCTTTCGCGCGTTGGTGGGGAAGAGCGTCATTGTTCCGGGAGACTTCAAGAGTGTGAAGCAGCAATTCGGAATTGCATGCAGCTACCGAGCTCAGTCCGGACACCTGTACCCTCTCAATCGAtcgttcctcttcatcgTCAAACCCGTCATATTTATTAG ATACGACGACGTTGTCAGCGTTGAATTCAGTCGCACGGGAGCGAGCACGACAAATCGTTTCTTTGCGTTCACAGTTTCTGTTCGAGGTGGCGGCGAATACGAATTTACCTCCATCGACCGAAACGAATACAAG CCGCTGGTGGACTTTCTGATGGAGAAAGGCATTCGCATCAAAAACATGGAGACTCCGGAGCCTTCGCGCGGAGGCGCTCTGGAGGCAGCCGACCTGCCTtcggacgacgaagacgacgacgactATGACGAAGACGACTCCGACTCAG AGGACGAAGATTTtcaggaagacgacgaagacgacaaCGCGAGCGAATCGCCttccgaggaagaggaggaggactCGAAGGAGtccaagaaaagaaagaagaaagaaaag AAatcgaagaaggagaagaagagaaagaaggagagagactag